GCGCGGAACCGGTTTGAGCTGGTGCTGACTTTTATCGCGGTGCTGGAACTGGTCCGCCGGAAGGCCATTGTCGCCCTGCAATCGGAAGCCTTCGGCGCCGTCCGCATACGGAGGAGGAATAATGGAACTCCAGGACATTAAGCGAATCATCGAGGCCCTGCTTTTCGTCAGTCCGAAGCCGCTGACGTTCCGGGTGATCGCCTCGTTCCTCGATCGAAGCCTTCGCGCCAAACCCGAGCAACCTCAGGGGGAACCTGATTCGGGCGCGGCGACCGAGCCTTCCGATGCGGCCACCGCCGAGGCCAAGGAACGCCTGCGTGAGAACGTCCGCCAGGCCCTGCTGGCTCTCGAAGAAGAGTACAAGATGGGCCACGGCATCGTCCTGACGCACATCGCCGGTGGATACCAGTTCCGCACGGAATCCTCGCTCGGTCCGTGGGTCCAGAAATTCCTCGCGGCCCGGCCCGAGCGCCTGTCTCGATCGGCCCTCGAAACCCTCAGCATCATCGCCTACAAACAGCCTCTCACCCGCGCGGAAGCGGAGCACATCCGCGGAGTGGATTGCAGCGGCGTTCTGACAACGCTTCTGGAGAAAAAACTGATCCGGATCGCGGGCAAGAAAGAAGTGCCCGGCCATCCCCTGCTCTACGGTACGACGAGAGAGTTCTTGGAGCTGTTCGGATTGAATGAACTGGGAGATTTGCCGACGCTGCGGCAGATTGAAGAGCTGATCCCGAAGGAAGGGGAAACCGAAGTGGAGGCTACTCCTCCACCAGAAACGTTATCTTCACCAGCGCCCGGTACTCCTTGATCTTGCCCTGTTCGACCTTCGCGTGCTGGCGGGTGACCTCGAAGCTCGTGATGCCGCGGATGGTTTTCTTCGCCCGCTGATAGGCCTCCATCGCCGCCTCCTCCCACCCCTTGGAGGAAATCCCGATCACTTCGGAAACGCGCTCAACCGGCATACCCCGCTCCTACCATACCTACCCTATCTTTTCCAGCGGGCCACGAATCACGTCGCTTACAGACCCGACCCCAAAAGAGGATCCGCCCACTCGAGCGAATCATTCGTTACGCCACTCGCCTGACGTTTTTCTCGACACACGACACGCAAGGGGGCTGGACCGGATCGGCCAGAATGATCGCATGCAGAGGCCAGCCATCCTGTCGAACCTGAGACAGGATTTGTCCCTGAAAATAGGAAGCAATGACCACAACCGTGTTGCTTGGCGAGAACTCCTTCAGTTGTGAAGGAGCGAGAACCGGCTTTCCCTCAATCTGCTGCTGCCACTTGCCTTTGTCGTTGTCCACAAACGCCTCAATAACCGCCCCACCGTCTTGAATCGCCCGGTGGGTCTGGCGACCGGCTTCACCTGCCCCAAAGATGAGAAGTCTCTGCGGGGACTTCGACCTGATTTCGTCCATCAAGGTCCATGGAGTGGCAGGAGGGAAAACCGGTCGATGACGTCCTCCCCGGCCGCCGTGAAACTCGAAATAGGCAAATGTCGCAGGCGGTTCCCCCCGAATCTCTTCATGCGGGTCATGGGGCGCCGTCAGTTCCTTGAACCATTCAGAAGATCCGGACATTTCCCATTCGTGTCTCGCGGAATGAAGTTCAATCTGATTCCGGCTGGCAAAGTCATATAGGGGAAGAATCTCGGAAAACAGCGACGCGAAGGGCCCGAGACAGTAGCACCGCTCGCCCGAGTTCCCGTTCATGAACATTCCGGCGCGCCCCGGCGAATATCGCAGGTCCACCAAATCATCAACAACGACCATGGACTCCCGTTCGGCCAGCACCGGGAAGATTCGGGAGATCAGGTTCTCGGCCAGCGCGACCCCATGAACATCCCAGAACAGAAAAACGCGTCGGGACCCATCCATGACTTTGCGCCAGTCGCTCTTGGATACATCTTCAACACGCGTTTCCAGTCGGTCGAACCAGCTCGCGGGGCGAATCGGCTGTAGCAGTGGCAGAGTCTTCTTGAACCAATCCCTGCTCCAGCAAAG
This region of Nitrospirota bacterium genomic DNA includes:
- the scpB gene encoding SMC-Scp complex subunit ScpB codes for the protein MELQDIKRIIEALLFVSPKPLTFRVIASFLDRSLRAKPEQPQGEPDSGAATEPSDAATAEAKERLRENVRQALLALEEEYKMGHGIVLTHIAGGYQFRTESSLGPWVQKFLAARPERLSRSALETLSIIAYKQPLTRAEAEHIRGVDCSGVLTTLLEKKLIRIAGKKEVPGHPLLYGTTREFLELFGLNELGDLPTLRQIEELIPKEGETEVEATPPPETLSSPAPGTP
- a CDS encoding dodecin domain-containing protein encodes the protein MPVERVSEVIGISSKGWEEAAMEAYQRAKKTIRGITSFEVTRQHAKVEQGKIKEYRALVKITFLVEE